A genomic window from Anticarsia gemmatalis isolate Benzon Research Colony breed Stoneville strain chromosome 24, ilAntGemm2 primary, whole genome shotgun sequence includes:
- the LOC142983653 gene encoding uncharacterized protein LOC142983653 has translation MSAPPRCRFPAALRCRPGSRCSRAAAQLPPLRRCSSSAPVLQLSSAPVQQLSSAPASSQDQQHSSRAAAQLPCRSSAPASPQVQQHSSRAAAQLSSRAAAQLSSRAAAQLPPLRRSSSTAPVQQLSSRAAGRAPPLHSSRCSRSRSASSQLPAAAQLPVPQVALRLFTAPGSSSAPGAAGRAPPRHSSGAAAQLPVPQVVLRLVTAPGAAGRAPPRYSSRAAAQLPVPQVALRLVTAPVQQFSSRAAAQLPPLRRCSSTAPGAAGRAPPLHSSGAAAQLPVPQVALRLVSALGAAGRAPPLHSSGAAAQLPVPQVALCLVSAPGAAGRALPRHSSRRRRSRSASSQLPVPQVALRLFTAPVQQLSSRCRRSCSPSMQVQQLLRPGSDAGAAGPF, from the exons ATGTCAGCTCCACCTCGTTGCAGGTTCCCGGCCGCTCTCAGGTGCAGGCCAGGTTCCAGGT GCTCCCGTGCCGCAGCTCAGCTCCCGCCTCTCCGCAggtgcagcagctcagctcccgtgCTGCAGCTCAGCTCAGCTCCcgtgcagcagctcagctcAGCTCCCGCCTCTTCGCAGGATCAGCAGCACAGCTCCcgtgcagcagctcagctcccgtgCCGCAGCTCAGCTCCCGCCTCTCCGCAGGTGCAGCAGCACAGCTCCCGTGCCGCAGCTCAGCTCAGCTCCcgtgcagcagctcagctcAGCTCCCGTGCCGCAGCTCAGCTCCCGCCTCTTCGCAGGAGCAGCAGCACAGCTCCcgtgcagcagctcagctcccgtgccgcaggtcgcgctccgcctcttcACAGCTCCCGGTGcagcaggtcgcgctccgcctcgtcacagctcccggcagcagctcagctcccggtgccgcaggtcgcgctccgcctcttcacagctcccggcagcagctcagctcccggtgcagcaggtcgcgctccgcctcgtcacagctccggtgcagcagctcagctcccggtgccgcaggtcgtgctccgcctcgtcacagctcccggtgccgcaggtcgcgctccgcctcgttATAGCTCCcgtgcagcagctcagctcccggtgccgcaggtcgcgctccgcctcgtcacagctCCCGTGCAGCAGTTCAGCTCCCGTGCCGCAGCTCAGCTCCCGCCTCTTCGCAGGTGCAGCAGcacagctcccggtgccgcaggtcgcgctccgcctcttcacagctccggtgcagcagctcagctcccggtgccgcaggtcgcgctccgcctcgtctCAGCTctcggtgccgcaggtcgcgctccgcctcttcacagctccggtgcagcagctcagctcccggtgccgcaggtcgcgctctgCCTCGTCTCAGCTCCCGgcgccgcaggtcgcgctctgcctcgtcacagctcccggcgccgcaggtcgcgctccgcctcgtcacagctcccggtgccgcaggtcgcgctccgcctcttcacagctccggtgcagcagctcagctcccggtgccgcaggtcgtgTTCACCCTCGATGCAGGTACAGCAGCTGCTTCGTCCTGGTTCTGATGCAGGTGCTGCAGGTCCGTTCTGA